The genome window GAGGTGATCGGAGGCGTGCCCGGGGGTGTGGAGCGCCCGGAGGGTGACGCCCTCGCCGCCGATGACCGCTCCGTCGGCGAGGGGCTCCATCGGAACCGGGAGGGTCGGGTCGTTGACGACCAGCTTGCCGACTGGGATGCGCGGAAACAGCCGGCGGACGTCGGGGACGCCGCCCATGTGGTCGCGGTGGCGATGGGTGAGGACGGCCCGCGGGATGTCCCCGACGCGCTCCGCCGTCAGGTAGCCGGCGAGGAGCCGCGCGTACTCGGGCACCCCGGCTCCGGTGTCGATCAGGAGCGGCCGGCGCACCCCGACCAGGTACGTGTTGGTGCCGGGGCCGGTCATGAGCCCCGGATTGAGACCGAGGACGCGCCGGACACGGTCGGTCAGGCGCGCGGTCTTCGGGAAGTCGGGCGGCCGGAAGTCAGCCACGATGCTCGACGAAGGTGTTCCACTCGAGGAGCGCGTAGCGGGTCGCGTCCAGCCGGTCGATGATGCCGTGGAACTTGTGACGGCCATCCGCGTGGTGGGCCCACACCGCCTCGTACGCGTCGAACTGGGCGAGATACTGCATCCCGTACTCGGCCGGCTCGGCCATCGGCCACTCGCCAGCCCGGAAGCGCGCGTGCGCCTCGGCCGGGGACACCCACGCGCCTTCGGTCGTCTCCTCGAGGATGAGCCGCGGGCTCTGGCCCGGCGGGAGCGGGCTCAGGAAGAACCGGGCGGAGAAGCGGATCGGACTCGAGGGCGGCGTGATGAAGTGGGCGAGATAGGCCAGCGAGCCGAGGTCGGCGGCCCACCCCTCCTCGGCGAGCACGGCGGTGAACGACCACTCGCCACGCACGAGGGCCTGCCGGTGAGCCTCGAGCCGGTCGCCGACGCCCGGCGCCCGCGCGTCCACGGGCTGATCTGCCGCGTCCACGGCGAGGAGAAGGCCTGTCTCCTCGAAGAGCTCACGCGCGGCCGTGAGCCAGTAGGCCAGGGCAGGGACGCCGTCGCCGGGGTCGCCCAGCCGGGCGGTGGCGGCCTCGGCGGTCAGCCCGCGGACCCGGGCCAGCGCCTCCGGCCGGCGATCGGCGAGGTCCACCTTCCCGCCGGGGAAGGCGTAATAGCCCCCGAGGAAGCGCATCTCGGCCGCGCGGCGGATCAGGTAGCACTCGACCGGGCTCGCCCGGCCGGGTCGGATCAGGATGACCGAGGCCGCCGGACGCGGTTCGACGGGCACGAAGGAAAGTGTAACACGGTAGAATTATGGGCAGATGGGGATCGGATCCCGCAAGGGCGAGGCGCCCGGCGTTGTCCGGGCCGGCCCGCCGGACAGGGAGAGGGCCCCAGGAGGCAAGATGGCCGTCCCGGACGTCGCGTCTTCCCGTGCCCCGCGCTGGTGGCCCGTCCCGGAGGCGGCCACACCGCGCGGCGGACGGTACGGGATGACCCTGCTCGTGATCGCCGCCGTCTACTTCGGCGCGGCCAAGCTCGGCCTCACGATGGCCTTCGTGGCCGAGCAAGTGACGGCGGTGTGGCCGCCCACCGGGATCGCCCTGGTGGCGATCCTCCTCTTCGGCTACCGCGTGTGGCCGGGCATCTGGCTCGGGGCGTTTCTCGCGAATGCCACGGCTCACGAGCCTCTCCTCACCGCGGTCGGCATCGCGATCGGCAACACCCTGGAAGCCGTGACCGGCGCCTGGCTGCTCCACCGGGTGGCCGGCTTCGGGAAGTCGCTCGATCGGCTGCAAGACGCCCTCGGCCTCGTCGTGCTGGCGGCGCTGGGCAGCACGACGGTCAGCGCCACGCTCGGCTCGGCCGCTCTGGTGCTGGGCGGGCTCCAGCCCTGGACGGCCTTCGGCCGGCTCTGGTGGGTCTGGTGGCTCGGCGACGCGATGGGGGACCTCGTCATGGCCCCGGTCCTGCTGACCTGGGCCACGGCCGGCCGCCGCCCGCCGCTCTTCCGGCTGGCCGAGGCCGGAGCCTTGATCGCGTCGCTCGTCGCGGTGAGCCTGGTCGTCTTTGCCGGGCCCTTCACCCGGATTACGAGCAGCTACCCGCTGGAATACGTCGTGTTTCCCTTCGTCATGTGGGCCGCCCTGCGCTTCGGGCAACTGGGCACCACGACGGTCACCTTCGTGGCGTCCGCCATCGCCATCTGGGGGACGGTCAACGGGTTCGGCCCCTTCGCGAAGGGGACGACCGTCCACGAGAGCCTGATCCTGTTGCAGATCTTCATGGGTGTGGTGGCGGTGAGCGGCTTGCTCCTGGCGGCCGTGATGAACGAGCGCCAGATCGCCGCCCGACGGCGCGTCGTGGGCTACGCGGTCACTCAGGCGCTGGCCGAATCGGGCACGCTGGAGGAGGCGGCGCCCCGGATCCTGCGCGCCATCGGCGAGAGCCTGGAGTGGAACCTGGGCGCGCTGTGGCGCGTCGACGAGGACGCGAATGTCCTGCGCTGTCTCGACGTCTGGCACGGCGCGTCGGGGGACTTCGCCGAGTTCGCGGCCGTCACCCGCGGGGCGAGCTTCCGGCGCGGCAGCGGCTTGCCGGGACGCGTCTGGGCCAGCGGCGCGGCCGCCTGGATCCCCGACGTCGTGCGCGACCGCAACTGTCCCCGGGCGCCGGTCGCCGCCCGGGCCAGGCTCCACGGCGCCTTTGGCTTCGCCATCGTGCGGGGCGACCGGGTGCTGGGCGTCCTGGAATTCTTCAGCCGGGAGATTCAGCGGCCGGACGACGACTTGCTCGAGCTGGCGGCGGCGATCGGCAGCCAGATCGGACAATTCATCGAGCGCCG of Candidatus Methylomirabilota bacterium contains these proteins:
- a CDS encoding MBL fold metallo-hydrolase, which codes for MADFRPPDFPKTARLTDRVRRVLGLNPGLMTGPGTNTYLVGVRRPLLIDTGAGVPEYARLLAGYLTAERVGDIPRAVLTHRHRDHMGGVPDVRRLFPRIPVGKLVVNDPTLPVPMEPLADGAVIGGEGVTLRALHTPGHASDHLCYYLEEERALFTGDVILGGSTTVIPPDDGDLEAYLASLRRLLDLDVQRIYPGHGPVLEPARPVIEGYLAHRLEREAQIVAALGRGAETVPEIVARVYQDVPPALHPVAQLSVQSHLVKLEREGRVERRSGDPPRYRLA
- a CDS encoding NUDIX hydrolase; the encoded protein is MPVEPRPAASVILIRPGRASPVECYLIRRAAEMRFLGGYYAFPGGKVDLADRRPEALARVRGLTAEAATARLGDPGDGVPALAYWLTAARELFEETGLLLAVDAADQPVDARAPGVGDRLEAHRQALVRGEWSFTAVLAEEGWAADLGSLAYLAHFITPPSSPIRFSARFFLSPLPPGQSPRLILEETTEGAWVSPAEAHARFRAGEWPMAEPAEYGMQYLAQFDAYEAVWAHHADGRHKFHGIIDRLDATRYALLEWNTFVEHRG
- a CDS encoding MASE1 domain-containing protein, coding for MAVPDVASSRAPRWWPVPEAATPRGGRYGMTLLVIAAVYFGAAKLGLTMAFVAEQVTAVWPPTGIALVAILLFGYRVWPGIWLGAFLANATAHEPLLTAVGIAIGNTLEAVTGAWLLHRVAGFGKSLDRLQDALGLVVLAALGSTTVSATLGSAALVLGGLQPWTAFGRLWWVWWLGDAMGDLVMAPVLLTWATAGRRPPLFRLAEAGALIASLVAVSLVVFAGPFTRITSSYPLEYVVFPFVMWAALRFGQLGTTTVTFVASAIAIWGTVNGFGPFAKGTTVHESLILLQIFMGVVAVSGLLLAAVMNERQIAARRRVVGYAVTQALAESGTLEEAAPRILRAIGESLEWNLGALWRVDEDANVLRCLDVWHGASGDFAEFAAVTRGASFRRGSGLPGRVWASGAAAWIPDVVRDRNCPRAPVAARARLHGAFGFAIVRGDRVLGVLEFFSREIQRPDDDLLELAAAIGSQIGQFIERRRSLAEQQRTERALRERESAARRDAEQAHERAAFLAEASKRLASSLDYRATLESVAHLTIPLLADASCVDLIEENGRLSRVAVAGSEAAVSTEPPDVAPPPAVDGVLRSGKPAVSPPLGESPAEGGDGVPTSSMIVPLVVGGRTLGAVTFLLTRPGRRYGPADLALAEELARRAAAAIDHARLFRAAEAAQAEAEAANRAKDQYLSTLSHELRTPLNAIVGWAEVLRRHPDQATVARGMDTIARNAKAQARLIDDLLDISRVISGKLQLDMRPVDLVSVITAAVDAARPAADEKGLQLDAVLDAATGSVFGDAHRLQQVVA